Genomic segment of Fervidobacterium gondwanense DSM 13020:
TACTTTGACTCGTAGTATTCGCCTATATATTCGACAGCAGCTATAACGTTGTTCAGCTCCGGATCATCTAATCCTTTTGCAATTATTTCTACCGCATCAGGACTTTGCGTCATGTTTAATATATCGAGTGCATGTTTTCGAATATGCTTGTTTGGATGCTCGACTAATTTTTCCAATGCTTCCCTCGAAGCTGGCCAGATTTGGGCTAATATAACCGACCCAACATTCCTCGCATGTGCATTTTCCGAGAAGAGTAAGGTTGCTACTTTATCCGCTATGTCAGGCGACTGAATCTTGGAAAGGATCAAAGAAGCTCGTTCAATGAGAACTCGTGGACTATCTGAATTTAGTATATTGAGTAGGAAATCTATATCATCGTCCACGTAATTTTGCGTGATAATGTTTTTTTCTATTTTATCAAGCTTTTGAAATGTACCTTCTTCATAGGGGAGCATCCTATCCCTCCTGGGTGTTGAAAGTTCACATGAATATTATATCACTTTTTTATTTGTAAATACAGCTTAACAAAGAGTGCTTTTTTATGATGTATGGTAAAATTATTCAGTAGAATATGTATTCTAATTCAAAAGGTGTGAGTGACTATGAACAGGTACTTATTGCTCGTTGTTGTAGTGATCTTTGCTTCATCTACATTTTTTCCTTACAATGTTTCATTTAAGAACTCCGTCGTTACTTCCGGCGGTCCGGTGACAATGTTGGAACTCACCGAGGCTTCAGACACTGATGTACCACCAGAAGTGCTTGAAAAGATAATCGTTGCATACTTGCCAGTTGGCAATTCGATATTGCTAAACAAGAGATATCTCGTGAATCTAATAAAAAAACGCGTCGGAGTTGTTGATGCTGTAATTGATGACGTGCCTGTCTTTGTACAAGCGAGGGCAACAGAGGTCAATCTTGAAGGCAGACAACAGGATATTTTAGATAGTCACTCATTACCTCAGAGAGTCATAGAAGAGTTATCAAAACACTATCCCAAAGATACCGTTTTCAAGTTGAAGAGCCAGACAGGTCAGTTGTTAGAGCACGATAGTTATCAAATTTCCGTTCAAGTTTCAAACAAAGCGTATCCGTTTGTTAGGGTGACATTCAAAAAGTCCGGCCGGACGGTTGGTTATGTGACTCTACAGTATGATGCTATCTTAATTAGGAAGGTGGCATCTGTAAATAGAAAAGTAGATAAGGGAGAAATTATAGGTGTAAACGATGTAAAGTACGTTGAGGTCAATGTTTTAACCTTAAATAAAGTCCCTGTTTTTGAAGAAGATTTGCCACTCATGACTGATAAGGTCTTTCTCAAAGACGAGATTTTGGATCAAAGGTATATGAAAGATGTCCCGATTATCGTCAAAGGTCAGCTTGTTAAAGCTTATAGTGTTGT
This window contains:
- the flgA gene encoding flagellar basal body P-ring formation chaperone FlgA, producing MNRYLLLVVVVIFASSTFFPYNVSFKNSVVTSGGPVTMLELTEASDTDVPPEVLEKIIVAYLPVGNSILLNKRYLVNLIKKRVGVVDAVIDDVPVFVQARATEVNLEGRQQDILDSHSLPQRVIEELSKHYPKDTVFKLKSQTGQLLEHDSYQISVQVSNKAYPFVRVTFKKSGRTVGYVTLQYDAILIRKVASVNRKVDKGEIIGVNDVKYVEVNVLTLNKVPVFEEDLPLMTDKVFLKDEILDQRYMKDVPIIVKGQLVKAYSVVGGIMVSTLVQALEHGYVGNVIRLKNLDNGAIITGTVKEDGSVSVLEVK